In Leisingera methylohalidivorans DSM 14336, a single genomic region encodes these proteins:
- a CDS encoding LysR substrate-binding domain-containing protein, which translates to MRRKIPPTSALLCFEAAARSGSFAQGARQMNLSQSAFSRQIQSLEALTGQTLFKRERQRVRLSGAGRMLLEELAPQLEALEATFYRLRTRDNPYGALNIGTYPTLGSRWLMPRLAALAQTQPRLTVNTITYLDNAQVDPSLVDLAIVQGDPPWPGFRADLLMPETLIAVAAPGLLARPLQAASGLLDLPALQHSTRPLSWQIWFDDLGAPLQSRPAGPLFSQFEMLIDAVKYGHGVAILPELLVRRELAEGTLIQAHPHRCTPASAYYLLTPQAKAGTSRIERVRDWLLGGVSPRSAG; encoded by the coding sequence ATGCGCCGCAAGATCCCGCCCACCTCTGCCCTCCTGTGTTTCGAGGCCGCCGCCCGTTCCGGCAGCTTTGCCCAGGGCGCCCGGCAGATGAACCTGTCGCAAAGCGCTTTCAGCCGCCAGATCCAGAGCCTGGAGGCGCTGACCGGCCAAACCCTGTTCAAGCGCGAACGCCAGCGGGTGCGGCTCAGCGGTGCCGGACGGATGCTGCTGGAGGAGCTGGCACCGCAATTGGAAGCGCTGGAGGCCACCTTTTACCGCCTGCGCACCCGCGACAACCCTTACGGCGCGCTGAATATCGGCACCTATCCGACGCTGGGCAGCCGCTGGCTGATGCCGCGCCTGGCAGCGCTGGCGCAGACGCAGCCGCGGCTGACGGTCAATACCATCACCTATCTGGACAATGCCCAGGTGGATCCCAGCCTGGTGGATCTGGCCATCGTGCAGGGCGATCCGCCCTGGCCGGGCTTTCGCGCGGATCTGCTGATGCCGGAAACGCTGATTGCCGTTGCCGCCCCCGGCCTGCTGGCGCGTCCGCTGCAAGCCGCCTCCGGCCTGCTCGACCTTCCGGCGCTGCAGCACAGCACCCGCCCGCTGAGCTGGCAGATCTGGTTCGACGACCTGGGCGCGCCCCTGCAGAGCCGCCCGGCCGGGCCGCTGTTCAGCCAGTTCGAAATGCTGATCGATGCGGTGAAATACGGCCATGGCGTTGCCATCCTGCCGGAGCTTCTGGTGCGCCGCGAACTGGCCGAGGGCACGCTGATCCAGGCCCATCCCCACCGCTGCACACCCGCCAGCGCCTACTACCTGCTGACACCGCAGGCCAAGGCAGGCACCAGCCGGATCGAACGGGTCCGCGACTGGCTGCTGGGTGGCGTCAGCCCCCGCAGCGCCGGCTGA
- the rpsU gene encoding 30S ribosomal protein S21 → MQVSVRDNNVDQALRALKKKLQREGVFREMKLKQHFEKPSEKKAREKAEAIRRARKLARKKLQREGLL, encoded by the coding sequence ATGCAGGTTAGTGTTCGCGACAACAATGTCGATCAGGCGCTTCGTGCCCTGAAGAAAAAGCTGCAGCGTGAAGGCGTATTCCGCGAAATGAAGCTCAAGCAACATTTCGAGAAGCCGTCCGAGAAAAAAGCGCGCGAGAAAGCTGAAGCGATCCGCCGTGCCCGGAAACTGGCACGTAAGAAGCTCCAGCGCGAAGGTTTGCTGTAA
- a CDS encoding DUF1013 domain-containing protein → MAKPLMAKATAVWLVDNTTISFKQIADFVGMHELEIQGIADGEVAVGVKGFDPMANNQLTQDEIDKAQANPLHKLKLKFNPAAAGEEKRRGPRYTPLSKRQDRPNSILWLVKFHPELSDGQIAKLVGTTKPTIQSIRERTHWNISSMQPIDPVALGLCRQSELDAVVQKAAAKKAAEGGVMSDDERRKLVSTEQSLEMGTEPKIPSAIEGLETFTLGSGLNSEDEKKEEEIPDADSFFNLPSGGDDEDDDEDPRL, encoded by the coding sequence ATGGCAAAACCGTTGATGGCCAAGGCAACCGCCGTGTGGCTGGTGGACAATACCACAATCAGCTTCAAGCAGATCGCCGATTTCGTCGGCATGCACGAGCTGGAAATCCAAGGCATCGCTGACGGCGAAGTGGCGGTGGGCGTCAAAGGGTTCGACCCGATGGCCAACAACCAGCTGACCCAGGATGAGATCGACAAGGCGCAGGCCAATCCGCTGCACAAGCTGAAGCTCAAGTTCAACCCGGCCGCGGCCGGCGAGGAAAAGCGCCGCGGCCCGCGCTATACCCCGCTGTCCAAACGCCAGGACCGTCCGAATTCGATCCTGTGGCTGGTCAAGTTCCACCCCGAGCTCAGCGATGGCCAGATCGCCAAGCTGGTCGGCACCACCAAGCCGACCATCCAGTCGATCCGCGAGCGCACCCATTGGAACATCTCCAGCATGCAGCCGATCGACCCGGTGGCGCTGGGCCTGTGCCGGCAGTCCGAACTGGATGCCGTCGTGCAGAAGGCCGCAGCCAAGAAAGCCGCCGAAGGCGGCGTGATGAGCGATGATGAGCGCCGCAAGCTGGTTTCGACCGAACAGTCGCTGGAGATGGGCACCGAGCCGAAGATCCCAAGCGCGATCGAGGGGCTGGAAACCTTTACCCTGGGCAGCGGCTTGAACAGTGAAGACGAGAAGAAGGAAGAGGAAATCCCGGACGCCGACAGCTTCTTCAACCTGCCCTCGGGCGGGGATGACGAGGACGACGACGAAGATCCCCGCCTCTGA
- a CDS encoding NAD(P)H-quinone oxidoreductase has protein sequence MTEMMRAVEISKPGGPEVLQLTQRPVPQPGHGEVVIKVAYAGVNRPDALQRAGAYDPPKGASDLPGLEASGEVVAAGAGVSGIAVGDQVCALLPGGGYAEYVATPAAHCLPVPEGLDLKQAACLPETFFTVWSNVFTRGGLKAGERFLVHGGSSGIGTTAIQLAKAFGARVFATAGSDAKCQACLDLGAERAINYRDEDFVKVLREEGGADLVLDMVGGDYIPRNVKAMAEDGRLVQIAFLQGPKVELNFALMMVKRLTLTGSTLRPQSDLAKAQIAQDLREAVWPLIEAGKVAPVMDSEFALGEAAAAHARMESSGHIGKIVLKVG, from the coding sequence ATGACAGAGATGATGCGCGCGGTTGAAATCAGCAAACCCGGCGGGCCGGAGGTTCTGCAGCTGACGCAGCGCCCGGTGCCGCAGCCTGGCCATGGCGAGGTGGTGATCAAGGTGGCTTATGCGGGCGTGAACCGTCCCGACGCGCTGCAGCGCGCCGGTGCCTATGACCCGCCCAAGGGCGCCAGCGACCTGCCGGGGCTGGAAGCCTCGGGCGAAGTGGTGGCTGCGGGTGCAGGCGTCAGCGGCATCGCGGTGGGCGATCAGGTCTGCGCGCTGCTGCCCGGCGGCGGCTATGCGGAATACGTGGCAACCCCTGCGGCGCATTGCCTTCCGGTTCCCGAAGGCCTGGATCTGAAACAGGCGGCCTGCCTGCCGGAAACCTTCTTCACCGTCTGGTCCAATGTCTTCACCCGCGGCGGGCTGAAGGCGGGGGAGCGGTTCCTGGTGCATGGCGGCTCGTCCGGCATCGGCACCACCGCAATCCAGCTGGCCAAGGCCTTTGGGGCCCGGGTGTTTGCCACGGCCGGGTCGGACGCGAAATGCCAGGCCTGCCTCGATCTGGGCGCCGAACGCGCGATCAACTACCGCGACGAGGATTTCGTCAAGGTGCTGCGGGAGGAGGGCGGCGCCGATCTGGTGCTCGACATGGTCGGCGGCGACTACATTCCGCGCAACGTCAAGGCAATGGCCGAGGACGGCCGCCTGGTGCAGATCGCCTTTCTGCAGGGACCGAAGGTGGAGCTGAATTTCGCCCTGATGATGGTCAAACGGCTGACCCTGACCGGCTCGACTCTGCGGCCGCAAAGCGATCTGGCCAAGGCGCAGATTGCCCAGGACCTGCGCGAGGCGGTCTGGCCCTTGATCGAGGCAGGCAAGGTCGCACCGGTGATGGACAGCGAGTTTGCGCTGGGCGAGGCCGCCGCGGCGCACGCGCGGATGGAAAGCTCCGGCCATATCGGCAAGATTGTATTGAAGGTGGGCTGA
- a CDS encoding peptide-aspartate beta-dioxygenase, producing MSFKPQINDADVQAVTSAMGTMPGSASVAEFVPGPGIQRLEMQFDIEKLQAALEECLKREAFMGGLQDQGFAALPLTRRPGQTEWTANDLSGRYWLRADGRYVEEPREELVPEVDFSEFNPKFKGTYLEHVHTELAKRFPIGRTRVLSKGLYNCNSWHRDPEPRLHIPVITNPGALFIVNHHVTHLPADGSVYFTDTRGYHTALNGGETRRVHVVAALAYDQVTA from the coding sequence ATGAGTTTTAAGCCACAGATCAACGACGCCGATGTGCAGGCTGTCACCAGCGCTATGGGCACCATGCCGGGGTCGGCTTCGGTGGCGGAGTTTGTGCCCGGGCCGGGCATCCAGCGGCTGGAGATGCAGTTTGACATCGAAAAGCTGCAGGCGGCGCTGGAGGAGTGCCTGAAGCGCGAGGCCTTCATGGGCGGCTTGCAGGACCAGGGCTTTGCCGCTCTGCCGCTGACCCGGCGCCCCGGGCAGACCGAATGGACCGCCAATGATCTTTCGGGCCGCTACTGGCTGCGCGCCGATGGCCGCTATGTCGAGGAGCCGCGCGAGGAGCTGGTGCCGGAAGTGGATTTTTCCGAGTTCAATCCCAAGTTCAAAGGCACCTATTTAGAGCATGTGCATACAGAACTGGCCAAGCGTTTTCCGATCGGGCGCACACGGGTGCTGTCCAAGGGGCTGTACAATTGCAACTCCTGGCACCGCGATCCGGAACCGCGATTGCATATTCCGGTAATCACCAATCCCGGCGCCTTGTTTATCGTGAATCATCACGTCACGCATCTGCCGGCCGATGGCTCGGTCTATTTCACCGATACCCGCGGCTATCACACCGCCTTGAACGGCGGCGAGACCCGGCGCGTCCACGTCGTGGCGGCGCTGGCCTATGATCAGGTGACGGCATGA
- a CDS encoding COQ9 family protein — MTGNQDQAQGDIKAKLLDAALNHVPFDGWSEVTFRAACQEADVPEVLAHAVCPRGGVDLALAYHARGDSRMLARLEAEDLSGLRFRDKVAAAVRFRLEAVEDKEAVRRGTTLLTLPQYAGDGVKAIWGTCDLIWETLGDGSDDLNWYTKRASLAGVYSATVLFWLGDDSLEHQATWEFLDRRIGNVMDFEKLKAGLQKNPLLKPFLAGPNWLAGQIKPPKDRDDLPGSLNPRR; from the coding sequence ATGACTGGAAATCAGGATCAGGCGCAGGGCGATATCAAGGCAAAGCTGCTGGATGCAGCGTTGAATCACGTGCCGTTTGACGGCTGGTCCGAGGTGACATTCCGTGCCGCCTGCCAGGAGGCGGATGTGCCTGAGGTGCTGGCCCATGCGGTCTGCCCGCGCGGCGGGGTGGACCTGGCGCTGGCCTATCACGCCCGCGGCGATTCGCGGATGCTGGCGCGGCTCGAGGCCGAGGATCTGTCCGGCCTCAGGTTCCGCGACAAGGTGGCAGCGGCGGTGCGGTTCCGGCTGGAAGCCGTGGAGGACAAGGAAGCGGTGCGCCGCGGCACCACGCTGCTGACACTGCCGCAATATGCCGGCGACGGGGTCAAGGCGATCTGGGGCACCTGCGATCTGATCTGGGAGACGCTGGGCGACGGCTCGGATGATCTGAACTGGTACACCAAGCGCGCCTCGCTCGCCGGGGTCTATTCCGCCACGGTGCTGTTCTGGCTGGGCGATGACAGTCTTGAGCATCAGGCGACCTGGGAGTTTCTCGACCGCCGGATCGGCAATGTGATGGATTTTGAGAAGCTGAAGGCGGGTTTGCAGAAAAATCCCTTGTTGAAACCATTCCTGGCGGGGCCGAACTGGCTGGCCGGGCAAATCAAGCCGCCGAAAGACCGTGATGATCTGCCTGGGTCGCTGAACCCGCGCCGCTGA
- a CDS encoding DUF2189 domain-containing protein, whose product MAKTIGNPLSWLLQGAETTGHHIGQTVEEMGSSGIKELPKARKLTMDDIIHSLAAGLEDFAACRSDAMFLVLFYPLIGITLIVMSLSMNLLPLIVPMIMGFAILGPVAAVGLYEMSSRREAGFEPRWMDAFGVIRSPAFGGILVLGLYLAALFIVWLVAADMIYSRTLGPEPPASLLAFATEVVTTRSGWIMAIAGGIVGAVFAFAALAMSLVSFPLLLDRHVGLPVAVATSIKVLRKNPVICMTWGIIVGSALVIGAIPFLAGLIIVVPVLGHATWHLYRRAVQ is encoded by the coding sequence ATGGCAAAAACAATTGGGAACCCGCTCAGCTGGCTTCTGCAAGGGGCGGAGACAACCGGGCACCATATCGGCCAGACGGTCGAAGAGATGGGCAGCAGCGGCATCAAGGAACTGCCCAAGGCACGCAAGCTTACCATGGATGACATTATTCATTCGCTGGCTGCCGGCCTGGAGGATTTTGCCGCCTGCCGCAGCGATGCCATGTTCCTGGTGCTGTTTTATCCGCTGATCGGCATCACGCTGATCGTGATGAGCCTGTCGATGAATCTGTTGCCCCTGATCGTGCCGATGATCATGGGCTTTGCGATCCTTGGCCCGGTGGCCGCGGTTGGGCTTTATGAAATGTCTTCGCGCCGTGAAGCCGGGTTCGAGCCGCGCTGGATGGATGCCTTTGGCGTCATCCGTTCCCCCGCGTTTGGCGGTATTCTGGTGCTGGGTCTGTATCTGGCGGCGCTGTTCATTGTTTGGCTGGTGGCCGCTGACATGATCTACAGCCGCACCCTGGGGCCGGAACCGCCGGCCTCGCTGCTGGCCTTTGCCACGGAAGTGGTGACCACCCGCTCGGGCTGGATCATGGCCATAGCCGGCGGCATCGTGGGCGCGGTCTTTGCCTTTGCCGCGCTGGCGATGAGCCTGGTGTCCTTTCCGCTGCTGCTGGACCGCCATGTCGGCCTGCCGGTGGCGGTGGCCACCTCGATCAAGGTGCTGCGCAAGAACCCGGTGATCTGCATGACCTGGGGTATCATCGTCGGCTCCGCGCTGGTGATCGGTGCGATCCCGTTCCTGGCCGGGCTGATCATTGTGGTGCCGGTGCTGGGGCATGCGACCTGGCATCTGTACCGCCGCGCCGTGCAGTAA
- a CDS encoding ribonuclease T2 family protein — protein MRKLLLGFAAVLTCFAAFAAAEGEPAGEFDYYVLALSWSPNWCEQEGDARRAEQCDARHDYGWTLHGLWPQHHRGWPSYCHTAAAPPSRRMSRDMADIMGSPGLAWHQWKKHGTCSGLTARQYYSLMREAYTRVTRPAIFRRLETPVTLPAAVVEEAFLKENPGLSRDSLTITCRDSAIQEARICLSKSLDPVPCGRDVIKDCTLKDARLAPVR, from the coding sequence ATGCGCAAGTTGTTGCTGGGGTTTGCGGCTGTATTGACCTGTTTTGCCGCCTTTGCAGCGGCAGAGGGCGAGCCGGCCGGGGAATTCGACTATTACGTGCTGGCGCTCAGCTGGTCGCCGAACTGGTGCGAACAGGAAGGCGATGCGCGCCGCGCGGAGCAATGCGATGCCCGCCATGATTATGGCTGGACCCTGCATGGGCTGTGGCCGCAGCATCACCGCGGCTGGCCCAGTTACTGCCATACCGCCGCCGCCCCGCCCAGCCGCCGCATGAGCCGGGACATGGCGGATATCATGGGCAGCCCTGGCCTGGCCTGGCACCAGTGGAAGAAGCACGGCACCTGCTCCGGCCTGACTGCCCGCCAGTATTACAGCCTGATGCGCGAGGCCTACACCCGCGTCACCCGCCCCGCCATCTTCCGCAGGCTGGAGACCCCCGTCACCCTGCCTGCTGCAGTGGTAGAGGAGGCTTTTCTGAAGGAAAATCCGGGACTGTCCCGCGACAGCCTGACCATCACCTGCCGGGACAGCGCCATCCAGGAGGCCCGCATCTGCCTGTCCAAATCGCTTGACCCGGTGCCCTGCGGACGCGATGTGATCAAGGATTGCACGTTGAAAGACGCCCGCCTTGCACCGGTCCGCTAA
- a CDS encoding hybrid sensor histidine kinase/response regulator, giving the protein MDAAGAAALGEGSRLDLETLACLSGLEFCQEFVDQLAQAYAADLVTVGELKVKETERIMVLASWFDGLQLGDFEYESRGTPCHDVVLSGNPHVFLCQVQELYPDDKMLSEDGIQSYAGVALKNADGAAIGLIQAAWRHEIDGALAQQIVAEMQHFAPRLGAEAAALQTLATLAALAEGPGGTSPRAAFRHLAEQLQGAFKVRSAFIAECRGDRPECFRMLACCCDGQQMKGMEDTVVPYDGTPCALLKGRKEFLVPDGLQEAFPEQAQYRSRNLHSYLGIALTDAEGTEIGHFALQHDREIRRSKLDSGLSASFAARIGLELRRRKAERRRSQAEEALLIKRKTESLGLLAGTIAHDFNNLLASMQGRAELALAHLDAAHPAEAHLQELEQGLQASGLLVRQLLNYAKGGDSREQGVCDLNAIVQQAMALVPDARKMGKQVVLDLEQGALTARMDPSQVSQLVQNLVFNAAEAIGPGAGTVTVTTRRTSLSDAERRKLLKGRTMPAGACLLLEVRDTGSGMGRGTVTRIFDPFFTTKPGGRGLGMAAALGIISRHQGGLAVESREGGGSAFRFYFSACAAEPAAAAAVPVRERSLAVRQVLVVDDEDTVRRAVAGLLQLRGCKVLQADGYDAALALLQTAGPFDGAVIDMSMPGRGGWETLAGLRKIQPGLKAVMMSGFAISAVAAGFPDLSEVPVLDKPFTKEKLYRAVFT; this is encoded by the coding sequence ATGGACGCAGCAGGGGCCGCGGCGCTTGGGGAAGGCAGCCGCTTGGATCTGGAGACACTGGCCTGTTTGAGCGGCCTGGAGTTCTGCCAGGAATTTGTCGATCAGCTGGCGCAGGCCTATGCGGCCGATCTGGTTACCGTGGGTGAGCTGAAGGTCAAGGAGACCGAGCGCATCATGGTGCTGGCTAGCTGGTTCGACGGGCTGCAGCTGGGGGATTTCGAATACGAAAGCCGCGGGACGCCGTGCCATGATGTGGTGCTGAGCGGCAACCCGCATGTATTCCTCTGCCAGGTGCAGGAGCTGTACCCGGATGACAAGATGTTGAGCGAGGACGGCATCCAAAGCTATGCCGGGGTCGCCCTGAAAAACGCCGATGGCGCGGCGATCGGCCTGATCCAGGCCGCCTGGCGCCACGAAATCGACGGCGCGCTGGCGCAGCAGATCGTGGCCGAGATGCAGCACTTCGCGCCCCGGCTCGGGGCGGAGGCCGCCGCACTGCAGACACTGGCCACGCTGGCGGCGCTGGCTGAAGGGCCGGGCGGCACCTCGCCGCGCGCGGCCTTCCGGCATCTGGCCGAGCAGCTGCAGGGCGCGTTCAAGGTGCGCTCGGCCTTCATTGCGGAATGCCGCGGCGACAGGCCGGAGTGTTTCCGGATGCTGGCTTGCTGCTGTGACGGGCAGCAGATGAAGGGCATGGAAGACACGGTTGTGCCCTATGACGGCACCCCTTGCGCGTTGTTAAAAGGGCGGAAGGAATTCCTGGTGCCGGACGGGCTGCAGGAAGCGTTTCCGGAGCAGGCGCAGTACCGCAGCCGGAACCTGCACTCTTACCTGGGCATCGCGCTGACCGATGCGGAGGGCACGGAGATCGGGCATTTTGCGCTGCAGCACGACCGCGAAATCAGGCGGAGCAAGCTGGACAGCGGTCTGAGCGCGTCCTTTGCCGCGCGGATCGGGCTGGAGCTGCGCCGCCGCAAGGCGGAAAGGCGCCGCAGCCAGGCGGAAGAGGCGCTGCTGATCAAGCGCAAGACTGAGAGCCTGGGATTGCTGGCGGGCACCATCGCGCATGATTTCAACAATCTGCTGGCCTCGATGCAGGGCCGGGCCGAACTGGCGCTGGCGCATCTGGATGCCGCGCATCCGGCAGAGGCGCATCTGCAGGAGCTCGAACAGGGGCTGCAGGCCTCTGGCTTGCTGGTCCGGCAGCTGTTGAACTACGCCAAGGGCGGCGACAGCCGGGAGCAGGGGGTCTGTGATCTGAACGCGATCGTGCAACAGGCCATGGCGCTGGTCCCGGATGCGCGCAAGATGGGCAAACAGGTGGTGCTCGACCTGGAACAGGGGGCGCTGACGGCCCGGATGGATCCGTCGCAGGTGAGCCAGCTTGTGCAGAACCTGGTGTTCAACGCGGCAGAAGCGATCGGGCCGGGCGCGGGCACTGTCACGGTCACCACCCGGCGGACCAGCCTGAGCGATGCAGAACGGCGCAAACTGCTGAAAGGCCGGACCATGCCGGCCGGCGCCTGCCTGCTGCTGGAGGTGCGCGATACCGGCAGCGGCATGGGCCGCGGGACCGTGACCCGGATCTTTGACCCGTTCTTTACCACCAAGCCCGGCGGGCGCGGGCTTGGGATGGCCGCGGCGCTGGGGATCATCAGCCGCCATCAGGGCGGCCTGGCGGTGGAAAGCCGCGAGGGCGGGGGCAGTGCCTTCCGCTTTTATTTTTCAGCCTGCGCCGCGGAACCGGCGGCCGCGGCAGCTGTGCCGGTGCGGGAGCGCAGCCTGGCGGTGCGGCAGGTTCTGGTGGTGGATGACGAGGACACCGTGCGCCGGGCTGTGGCCGGGCTATTGCAGCTGCGCGGCTGCAAAGTGCTGCAGGCCGATGGCTATGACGCGGCGCTGGCGCTGTTGCAGACGGCAGGGCCGTTCGATGGCGCGGTGATCGACATGAGCATGCCGGGGCGCGGCGGCTGGGAGACCCTGGCGGGCCTGCGCAAGATCCAGCCCGGGCTGAAGGCGGTGATGATGAGCGGCTTTGCCATCAGCGCCGTGGCGGCGGGGTTTCCGGATCTGTCCGAGGTTCCGGTGCTGGACAAACCGTTTACCAAGGAAAAGCTGTACAGGGCGGTTTTCACCTGA
- a CDS encoding CAP domain-containing protein, which yields MSQASQPERQMLDLINAERTSRGLNPVQLELRLNDSAEDHSEWMLQQDLFSHTGSGGSSAGDRMMDAGFQFSGGWTWAENIAWQSERGAAGLADDVVNLHESLMNSPGHRANILSASVEVVGIGIEQGNFNGWDAVMVTQNFAKTSAELQLDSGSGGSDGGGTGTGATSGNDNLTLGSAGSLDGLGGNDTLTGSNGRDRLDGSEGRDKLNGKSSGDELNGGSGNDTLRGNNGADELNGGSGSDKLFGGSGKDTLDGGSGNDKLAGKGGGDLFIFSGGDDTVTDFNPDASGERIDLSAATGITGFSDLVNNHTSQTNAGLLISDSDGDSLLLSGVTEQELQQSDFLF from the coding sequence ATGTCACAGGCAAGCCAACCCGAGCGGCAGATGCTCGACCTGATCAATGCCGAGCGCACGTCGCGCGGGCTTAACCCGGTCCAGCTCGAGCTGCGCCTGAACGATTCGGCAGAAGACCACAGCGAATGGATGCTGCAGCAGGATCTCTTCTCCCATACCGGCTCCGGCGGCTCCAGCGCCGGCGACCGGATGATGGATGCCGGCTTTCAGTTCTCGGGCGGCTGGACCTGGGCCGAGAATATTGCCTGGCAGAGCGAACGCGGCGCCGCCGGGCTGGCCGATGACGTCGTCAACCTGCACGAATCGCTGATGAACAGCCCTGGCCACCGCGCCAACATCCTCAGCGCCAGTGTCGAAGTGGTCGGCATCGGCATCGAGCAGGGCAATTTCAACGGCTGGGATGCGGTGATGGTCACCCAGAACTTCGCCAAGACCAGCGCAGAACTGCAACTGGACTCCGGATCAGGAGGCAGCGATGGCGGCGGCACAGGCACCGGTGCCACATCGGGAAATGATAACCTGACCCTTGGCAGCGCAGGCAGCCTGGACGGCCTCGGCGGCAATGACACGCTGACCGGCAGCAACGGCCGGGACCGCCTCGACGGCAGCGAAGGCCGGGATAAACTGAACGGCAAGTCAAGCGGCGACGAACTGAACGGCGGCTCCGGCAATGACACGCTGCGCGGCAACAACGGCGCGGATGAGCTGAACGGCGGCTCCGGCAGCGACAAGCTGTTCGGCGGCAGCGGCAAAGACACTCTGGATGGCGGCAGCGGCAACGACAAGCTGGCCGGCAAGGGCGGCGGCGACCTCTTCATCTTCAGCGGCGGCGACGACACCGTGACGGATTTCAACCCGGATGCCAGCGGTGAACGCATCGATCTGAGCGCCGCCACAGGCATCACCGGCTTCAGCGATCTGGTGAACAATCACACCAGCCAGACCAATGCCGGCCTGCTGATCAGCGACAGCGATGGCGACAGCCTGCTGCTCAGCGGCGTAACAGAGCAGGAGCTTCAGCAAAGCGACTTCCTGTTCTGA
- the ppk2 gene encoding polyphosphate kinase 2, whose product MTREFESASLDWLEAELQDTLDEDIEIEFSEPMLSQEIRKIYREQHPEMLDRQIYFRNLLRLQAELIKVQDWVQNSGAKVCILFEGRDAAGKGGVIKRITQRLDPRVARVVALPAPNRREQSQWYFQRYVPHLPAGGEIVLFDRSWYNRAGVERVMGFASDDQVDQFFQDVPEFERMLVRSGIILLKYWFSITDEEQQLRFMMRIHDPMKQWKLSPMDLESRIRWEQYTKAKEEMFKRTNIPEAPWYIVEGNDKKRERLNCIEHLLTKIPYEEVPSEKVELPDRKYNPDYERQVLPDELYVPKVY is encoded by the coding sequence GTGACCCGCGAATTTGAAAGCGCATCCCTGGATTGGCTGGAAGCGGAGCTGCAGGACACGCTGGACGAGGATATCGAGATTGAATTCTCGGAGCCGATGCTGAGCCAGGAAATCCGCAAGATTTACCGCGAACAACACCCGGAAATGCTCGACCGGCAGATTTACTTCCGCAATCTTTTGCGGCTGCAGGCAGAGCTGATCAAGGTGCAGGACTGGGTGCAGAACTCCGGCGCCAAGGTTTGCATCCTGTTTGAAGGCCGCGATGCAGCGGGCAAGGGCGGGGTGATCAAGCGGATCACCCAGCGGCTGGATCCGCGGGTGGCGCGGGTGGTGGCGCTGCCGGCGCCGAACCGCCGCGAGCAAAGCCAGTGGTATTTTCAGCGTTATGTGCCGCATCTGCCGGCGGGCGGCGAGATCGTCCTGTTTGACCGGTCCTGGTACAACCGTGCAGGCGTCGAGCGGGTGATGGGCTTTGCCAGCGACGACCAGGTCGACCAGTTCTTCCAGGACGTTCCGGAATTTGAACGGATGCTGGTGCGGTCGGGGATCATCCTGCTGAAATACTGGTTCTCGATCACTGACGAGGAACAGCAGCTGCGGTTCATGATGCGCATTCACGATCCGATGAAGCAGTGGAAACTGTCGCCGATGGATCTGGAAAGCCGGATCCGCTGGGAACAGTACACCAAGGCCAAGGAGGAGATGTTCAAACGCACCAACATCCCCGAAGCGCCATGGTATATCGTCGAGGGCAACGACAAGAAGCGCGAGCGGCTGAACTGCATCGAGCATCTGCTGACCAAGATCCCCTATGAAGAGGTGCCGAGCGAGAAGGTCGAGCTGCCGGACCGCAAATACAACCCGGACTATGAACGCCAGGTGCTGCCGGACGAATTGTATGTGCCCAAAGTCTACTGA